The genomic DNA ATGCGCATCTGGCGGCCCGCGTCATTGACATAATACTCGGCCTCAACCTCGTACCCGGCCTTTTCCATGATCCGCACCAGCGAGTCGCCCAGGGCCGCGCCCCGGCCATGGCCGATGTGCAGCGGCCCGGTGGGGTTGGCCGAAACATATTCCACCTGCACCCGGACGCCCTTGCCCAGGTCGGACGCGCCATACCCCTGGCCCGCCTCGCGCACCACGCCAATGGTCTCATGCCAGAAACCGGGCGCAAAGGTGAAGTTGAGAAAGCCCGGACCGGCGATGTCCACCCTGGCGATGCGCGGGTCGTCGGCCATGGCCGCCGCAATCTCCTCGGCTATGGCGCGAGGCGGCTTGCCCGCCTGCTTGGCCAGCATCATGGCCACGTTGACCGACATGTCGCCGAACTGCCTGTCCTTGGGCGGCTCGATCACGCCCTTGTCCGGCCACTCCCAACCCCTGTCGGCCAGCACTTTTCGCAACGCGGTCTCAAGATGTATCTTCGCTCTCATGGCTCCATATTCTCCTTAAAAAAGCTCGTGGAGCCCGCTCTAGCACGTTTTCCCCCGCAATCCAAGCGGATATGGGGGAGGGCGGCGGGTGGGTGGGTGAGCTGGTGGGAAAGCCGGGGGAAGGGAGGGAAAAACCTTTTGGAAAAAGGTTTTTCCCTCCCTTCCCCCGGACCCCCATCCCTCCCTTTTCCAAAACGTTTTGGGGCTACGCCGCCTGGAAGGGCAAGGGAAGAGGCAGGGCTTGATGGCGGCGTAGAGGGTCGCACGTCCGCACGGGCCGTGCGTCTTTTTTTCAGTATAAAAAGAGGGTCGTCTTTCCGCATATCCACGCCCTCTCCGCCGCTGTCCGGCTCTCGGCTCTCCCAACCTCGCCTTGCGGCGGAGCGCCAAAAAGTTCTGGAAGGGGGAGTCCAGAGGGGGGAACCTCTTCCAAGAGGTTCCCCCCTCTGGCCGCCGGAGGCGCGAAAAAATCAGGATCGATATTGGGGCAGGGTTTTCCTGAGTGCATGGGGGAGGCGGTTGACCAGCCATGTCTCGATGCGTTTTTGGTGGCGGTGGTAGAGAAGTCCGGCGGCGATGACGAGCAGGCCGAGGCCGCTCAGGGCGAATGAGAAGCCCAGGGTGCTCTGGAAGACATCCTGCGCGAGGTGGCTGAGATACCCGGCAACGCCCATGGCGCCGAAAATGATGAAGACGCGGCGTTGCAGCAGCACCGAGACGCCCATCAGGCCGAGGTTGATCAGGCAGTAGACGAACTTGCCGAGTTCGCTGTCGCTGTCCGTGAACGTCAGCCCGCCCCAGAAGGCGCACATGCCGAAGAAATAGCCCCAGAAGGCGTAGTCCTCGCGGGTGCGCCGGTCAACGGCGTAGGACGCGGCGAGCATGACTAGGCCGAACCACAGGGAAACGATCCGCCGCTGCTCCCAGGAGAAGTCCGGGCCGTAGAGGATGCTCGCGAGATCCATGGACATGAACCAGGCGCAAAAGGCGATGGGCAGGGTGATGAACGGGAACCGGTAGAAACGGAGAGCCAGCAGCCCGGCGGCCATGGTGGCGATTTCCATGACGGCCCAGCCGCCTTTGATCCAATGGTAGAAGTCCCGGTACGCGCCGGGATGTTCGAATATCCATAGCCCGGACATTTCCTGCGCGCCGTAGACCGCCATGGGGGTCATGCAGACCGCCGCAGTGACCAGAATCCCGCCCGGAATGCGGTGCCCCCTGCGCCACAGGGCGCTACCGGCCAGGAGATAGACGGCGGCGTAGACCAGGGCCACGGCCAGATGGCCGCCCCCGCCCAGGTCGCCCCAGGCCCGGCCGACATACAGGGTCATGGCCGCGATGACGATCAGGCCACCGAGATAGTACAGGACATTGGTAAAGCTCAGCGAAGGCCGGTGCTCGTAGCGTTTCTCCAGGGCGGCGACCAGGGTGTCGCGGGTCTCGCCGGAGATGACGGCCGCGGCAACGGCCCAGTCCAGATCCTGCGTGGAAAATTTCATGTTGTCGCCTCGGGTTGGGGGTGTGTGGCATGTCTGTATGCAATGCCAGGAGGCGATGTCAACCGCCCGCCTACAGCACCGCCTGCAAGGTCCACAGGGCGGCCATGCCTGCGCCGATGGTGGCCAGGGTGTTGCGTGTCTTCCAGGCCACGAGCATGGCGACCAGGGCCGCGCCGGTGCGGG from Pseudodesulfovibrio aespoeensis Aspo-2 includes the following:
- a CDS encoding DUF2157 domain-containing protein; its protein translation is MKFSTQDLDWAVAAAVISGETRDTLVAALEKRYEHRPSLSFTNVLYYLGGLIVIAAMTLYVGRAWGDLGGGGHLAVALVYAAVYLLAGSALWRRGHRIPGGILVTAAVCMTPMAVYGAQEMSGLWIFEHPGAYRDFYHWIKGGWAVMEIATMAAGLLALRFYRFPFITLPIAFCAWFMSMDLASILYGPDFSWEQRRIVSLWFGLVMLAASYAVDRRTREDYAFWGYFFGMCAFWGGLTFTDSDSELGKFVYCLINLGLMGVSVLLQRRVFIIFGAMGVAGYLSHLAQDVFQSTLGFSFALSGLGLLVIAAGLLYHRHQKRIETWLVNRLPHALRKTLPQYRS